A genome region from Macaca nemestrina isolate mMacNem1 chromosome 15, mMacNem.hap1, whole genome shotgun sequence includes the following:
- the LOC105470680 gene encoding partitioning defective 6 homolog beta has translation MNRSHRHGAGSGCLGTMEVKSKFGAEFRRFSLERSKPGKFEEFYGLLQHVHKIPNVDVLVGYADIHGDLLPINNDDNYHKAVSTANPLLRIFIQKKEEADYSAFGTDTLIKKKNVLTNVLRPDNHRKKPHIVISMPQDFRPVSSIIDVDILPETHRRVRLYKYGTEKPLGFYIRDGSSVRVTPHGLEKVPGIFISRLVPGGLAQSTGLLAVNDEVLEVNGIEVSGKSLDQVTDMMIANSRNLIITVRPANQRNNVVRNSRTSGSSGQSTDNSLLGSPQHIEPSCEPEDEDSDEDDIIIEDNGVPQQIPKAVPNTESLESLTQIELSFESGQNGFIPSNEVSLAPIASGSNTEFETHAPDQKLLEEDGTIITL, from the exons TTTGGAGCTGAATTTCGTCGGTTTTCGCTGGAAAGATCAAAACCTGGAAAATTTGAGGAGTTTTATGGATTACTACAACATGTTCATAAGATCCCCAATGTTGACGTTTTGGTAGGCTATGCAGACATCCATGGAGACTTACTACCtataaataatgatgataattatcacaaagctgtttcaacGGCCAATCCACTGCTTAGGATATTTATACAAAAGAAGG aagaaGCAGACTACAGTGCCTTTGGTACAGACacgctaataaagaagaagaatgtTTTAACCAACGTATTGCGTCCTGACAACCATAGAAAAAAGCCACATATAGTCATTAGTATGCCCCAAGACTTTAGACCTGTGTCTTCTATTATAGACGTGGATATTCTTCCAGAAACACATCGTAGGGTACGTCTTTACAAATATGGCACTGAGAAACCCCTAGGATTCTACATCCGGGATGGCTCCAGTGTCAGGGTAACACCACATGGCTTGGAAAAGGTTCCAGGGATCTTTATATCCAGGCTTGTCCCAGGAGGTCTGGCTCAAAGTACAGGACTATTAGCTGTTAATGATGAAGTTTTAGAAGTTAATGGCATAGAAGTTTCAGGGAAGAGCCTTGATCAAGTAACAGACATGATGATTGCAAATAGCCGTAACCTCATCATAACAGTGAGACCGGCAAACCAGAGGAATAATGTTGTGAGGAACAGTCGGACTTCTGGCAGTTCTGGCCAGTCTACCGATAACAGCCTTCTTGGCTCCCCACAGCACATTGAACCAAGCTGTGAGCCAGAGGATGAAGACAGCGATGAAGATGACATTATCATTGAAGACAATGGAGTGCCACAGCAGATTCCAAAAGCTGTTCCTAATACCGAGAGCCTGGAGTCATTAACACAGATAGAGCTAAGCTTTGAGTCTGGACAGAATGGCTTTATTCCCTCTAATGAAGTGAGCTTAGCACCCATAGCAAGTGGCTCAAACACGGAATTTGAAACACATGCTCCAGAtcaaaaactcttagaagaagaTGGAACAATCATAACATTATGA